A single genomic interval of Trachemys scripta elegans isolate TJP31775 chromosome 3, CAS_Tse_1.0, whole genome shotgun sequence harbors:
- the SMIM28 gene encoding small integral membrane protein 28 codes for MRWLLGSSWRKFGHADRGNYDWLTSEPGVPLLETQLQSRHQISSTKDDVEPFLCIILPATMLLFLAFLLLFLYRRCRRPSPQGQIFSIDLPEHLPERDVSDFLSVLPWNSEQNFHYSTLLPEASFLTVSLPPSYEEATMKPPMGETHIEFSQDPVPPYEESTHWPTNSK; via the exons ATGAGGTGGCTCTTAGGCAGCAGCTGGAGGAAATTTGGACATGCTGACAGGGGAAACTACGACTGGTTAACTAGTGAACCAGGTGTGCCACTTCTGGAAACACAGTTGCAG AGCAGACATCAGATCAGCTCAACCAAAGACGACGTAGAACCATTTCTATGCATCATCCTGCCTGCCACCATGCTGCTCTTCCTGGCATTCCTGCTGCTCTTCCTATACCGCCGCTGCCGTCGACCCAGCCCCCAGGGGCAGATCTTCAGTATTGATCTCCCAGAGCACCTACCTGAGCGTGATGTGTCCGATTTCCTTTCAGTGCTGCCCTGGAACAGTGAGCAGAATTTCCACTACTCCACTCTGCTCCCTGAAGCCAGCTTCCTCACTGTAAGCTTGCCTCCATCATATGAGGAGGCCACTATGAAACCTCCTATGGGAGAGACTCACATTGAGTTTTCTCAGGATCCAGTGCCTCCTTATGAAGAGAGTACACACTGGCCAACCAACAGTAAATAA